The following are from one region of the Planctomonas sp. JC2975 genome:
- the ngcE gene encoding N-acetylglucosamine/diacetylchitobiose ABC transporter substrate-binding protein — MTTENRGLDRRTFIRGAFAAAVAVPITVSLASCSSGGGTTSSGTKSSTNPFGIADSSKIEAVIFNGGYGYDYVTFAAKLVDKKWKTTSTVTPQTNIAQSLQPRFVGGNPPDLIDNSGANQIGFNTILKSLETLDDVFDANNYEGKKISDTLYPNVKVPGTFSNKFVAMNYVMTVYAVWYSASLFEQNSWTPPKTWDEALDLGAKAKAAGKYLFVWGKEAATYYLTLALDSAIKEGGEDVLNSVNNLEKNAWSQKPIQDVFNKLAEIVQAGYFIPGGAGTQFTAAQAKWSNDQQAILYPSGGWIENEMKNATKSGFKMTGAPEPTVTSSSKMPYEALRAAAGEPYIVPSQGKNVAGGKEIMRAMLSKDSATNFSKTRLAPTIVKGLVPSDGFGSTALVSQTTMLDKAGQNIFDWEFSSLYGLNTDQLVIWNAFLSGQADVAALTTQMQAISDKAAASK, encoded by the coding sequence ATGACCACAGAGAACAGAGGACTCGACCGGCGGACGTTCATCCGCGGTGCGTTCGCTGCGGCGGTCGCCGTCCCGATCACGGTGAGCCTCGCGTCGTGCTCCAGCGGCGGTGGCACCACCAGCAGTGGCACGAAGTCGTCCACCAACCCGTTCGGCATCGCCGACAGCTCGAAGATCGAAGCGGTGATCTTCAACGGCGGCTACGGCTACGACTACGTGACCTTCGCCGCGAAGCTGGTCGACAAGAAGTGGAAGACGACGTCCACGGTCACGCCTCAGACGAACATCGCGCAGTCCCTGCAGCCGCGATTCGTCGGTGGCAACCCACCGGACCTCATCGACAACTCGGGTGCCAACCAGATCGGGTTCAACACCATTCTGAAGAGCCTCGAGACCCTCGACGACGTGTTCGACGCGAACAACTACGAGGGCAAGAAGATCTCCGACACGTTGTACCCGAACGTCAAGGTCCCCGGCACGTTCAGCAACAAGTTCGTCGCGATGAACTATGTGATGACCGTGTACGCGGTCTGGTACTCCGCCAGCCTGTTCGAGCAGAACAGCTGGACCCCGCCCAAGACCTGGGACGAAGCACTCGACCTGGGTGCCAAGGCCAAGGCTGCGGGCAAGTACCTGTTCGTCTGGGGCAAGGAAGCCGCGACGTACTACCTCACGTTGGCGCTCGACTCGGCCATCAAGGAGGGTGGCGAGGACGTGCTGAACTCGGTCAACAACCTGGAGAAGAACGCCTGGTCGCAGAAGCCGATCCAGGATGTCTTCAACAAGCTCGCCGAGATCGTCCAGGCCGGCTACTTCATCCCCGGTGGCGCCGGAACGCAGTTCACGGCGGCGCAGGCCAAGTGGAGCAACGACCAGCAGGCGATCCTCTACCCCTCGGGCGGTTGGATCGAGAACGAGATGAAGAACGCCACGAAGTCGGGCTTCAAGATGACCGGTGCTCCAGAGCCGACCGTCACCAGCAGCTCGAAGATGCCTTACGAGGCGCTTCGCGCGGCTGCCGGCGAGCCGTACATCGTGCCTTCCCAGGGCAAGAACGTCGCGGGTGGCAAGGAGATCATGCGCGCCATGCTCTCCAAGGATTCCGCGACGAACTTCTCGAAGACGCGCCTCGCGCCGACCATCGTCAAGGGCCTTGTGCCCTCCGACGGATTCGGTTCGACGGCGCTCGTGTCGCAGACGACCATGCTCGACAAGGCCGGGCAGAACATCTTCGACTGGGAGTTCTCCAGCCTGTACGGCCTCAACACCGACCAGCTCGTGATCTGGAACGCGTTCCTCTCCGGGCAGGCCGATGTCGCGGCGCTCACCACTCAGATGCAGGCGATCTCCGATAAGGCCGCGGCATCCAAGTGA
- a CDS encoding SIS domain-containing protein, which translates to MTRLYDDFRQEAATRIDALTAEADAGALDPAIDILVEAVTAGGVLQAFGTGHSEAFAMEIAGRAGGLIPTNRIALRDVVLRGSRTADILGGSGLERDPSVVDELFELSPVGENDVFLIASNSGVNGSIVGMALKAKETGHKVIAVTSLEHTNAVEPKHPSGLRLRDVADVVIDNKAPYGDATLEVSGDVKVGAISSITAAFIAQLLTIAVAERLAQTGATPPVYISANIPGGDEHNQALEDLYRDRITRTA; encoded by the coding sequence ATGACCCGCCTCTACGACGACTTCCGGCAGGAGGCCGCGACGCGCATCGACGCGTTGACGGCCGAGGCGGATGCCGGCGCCCTCGACCCTGCCATCGACATCCTCGTCGAGGCGGTCACTGCCGGGGGTGTGCTCCAGGCGTTCGGCACCGGGCACTCGGAGGCGTTCGCGATGGAGATCGCGGGACGGGCCGGTGGGCTCATCCCGACGAACCGGATCGCCCTGCGCGACGTCGTGCTGCGCGGATCCCGAACGGCCGACATCCTCGGCGGAAGCGGCCTGGAGCGCGACCCGTCGGTCGTCGATGAGCTCTTCGAGCTCTCACCCGTCGGCGAGAACGACGTCTTCCTCATCGCGTCGAACTCGGGTGTCAACGGATCCATCGTCGGCATGGCGCTCAAGGCCAAGGAGACCGGTCACAAGGTGATCGCGGTGACCAGCCTCGAGCACACGAACGCGGTCGAGCCGAAGCATCCGAGCGGCTTGAGACTGCGCGATGTTGCGGATGTCGTGATCGACAACAAGGCGCCGTACGGCGACGCAACGCTGGAGGTGTCAGGGGATGTGAAGGTCGGGGCGATCTCGTCCATCACCGCCGCATTCATCGCCCAGCTGCTGACCATCGCGGTCGCCGAACGCCTCGCCCAGACGGGAGCCACCCCGCCCGTCTACATCTCGGCGAACATCCCGGGCGGGGACGAGCACAACCAGGCATTGGAGGATCTCTATCGAGACCGGATCACCCGGACCGCCTGA
- a CDS encoding MurR/RpiR family transcriptional regulator — protein MNAAPELTSDQGSAQAVVTGPGVGMRIQSRLPQMSQAMAKIAALLLESPDAPLRLSITELAETAGTSPATVTRFCRTIGFSGYVPLRVAVASDVGRERARETWSEDIGRAFGPDDSPTEVMSTLLTAHTRSLHETADLIDLVRLERIATRVATCHHVDLYGIGGSAIMAEEMQSRLYRIGINSHVWPEVHTGLTSASLQDEHCVAIGISNTGRTEETIQMLERAKSTGALTVAVTNSPDSPLAQLAHEHIVTLAHEQFLQPDDLSAKHSQLFVLDLLYLLVAQQNFGRTTTTLAASALAVLPHRRADRARRLPGRESGRSSFAASDRSTTHDHDKEHA, from the coding sequence GTGAACGCAGCACCCGAACTGACGAGCGACCAGGGCAGCGCCCAGGCCGTTGTCACAGGCCCGGGAGTAGGCATGCGCATTCAGTCTCGACTGCCGCAGATGTCGCAGGCAATGGCGAAAATCGCCGCACTCCTGCTCGAGTCCCCTGATGCCCCGCTGCGACTGTCCATCACCGAACTCGCCGAGACGGCCGGCACATCGCCCGCCACGGTCACGCGGTTCTGCCGCACCATCGGCTTCTCCGGATACGTCCCACTGCGCGTCGCTGTGGCCTCCGACGTGGGACGCGAGCGCGCTCGCGAGACCTGGAGCGAAGACATCGGCCGTGCCTTCGGACCGGACGACTCGCCCACCGAGGTCATGAGCACCCTGCTGACCGCGCACACGCGGTCGCTGCACGAGACCGCTGACCTCATCGACCTCGTGCGTCTCGAGCGCATCGCGACCCGGGTCGCCACGTGCCACCACGTCGATCTCTACGGCATCGGCGGCAGCGCCATCATGGCCGAGGAGATGCAGTCCCGGCTGTACCGCATCGGCATCAACTCGCACGTCTGGCCTGAGGTGCACACCGGGCTCACGAGCGCGTCGCTGCAGGACGAGCACTGCGTCGCGATCGGCATCTCGAACACGGGTCGCACCGAGGAGACCATCCAGATGCTCGAGCGCGCCAAGTCCACCGGCGCCCTGACCGTCGCGGTCACGAACTCTCCCGACTCGCCGCTGGCGCAGCTGGCCCACGAGCACATCGTGACGCTCGCGCACGAGCAGTTCCTGCAGCCGGACGACCTGTCGGCCAAGCACTCCCAGCTGTTCGTGCTCGACCTGCTCTACCTGCTCGTCGCGCAGCAGAACTTCGGGCGCACGACGACGACGCTGGCAGCATCCGCCCTCGCCGTCCTGCCACATCGTCGCGCCGACCGCGCCCGACGTCTTCCAGGACGGGAGTCGGGCCGGAGCAGCTTCGCGGCTTCCGACCGATCCACAACGCACGACCACGACAAGGAGCACGCATGA